The Arachis ipaensis cultivar K30076 chromosome B03, Araip1.1, whole genome shotgun sequence region ttcttcttttactttcCTTTTCTTACTCTATAGAAACTAGGTTACTTGTAATATTTCTCCATTCTTGCTTGTCTGCATTATACCAAGAAATCTTATTTTGTGGTACTCATTGTTGTCCCATATGTTTGTAACTTCCATTTTTAGGAGAGAACTACTACATAGCTATCGATTTGAGCACATAACAACCCTAAATAATTTAGAGAAAGCTGGGCTCTTTAAAAAGCAGGTATCATGAACTAGTTGTTTACTTGCAAGCTCAAATGGGTCTTtgggattttttaattttttttttattatatttgtgGACATATTTTTAACTAATGCTCATTTTGCATTTGATCCTCTTAGGAGTCAAGGAGCAACCGGTTTACCATAAAACGTGCTCTGCAGCTTGTGGTTGAAGACACTGATACAGCCAAGTAATTTTCTTCTAGATAATGTGATGCTTGGACACCTTTATTGTGTTTTTCCAATTTTGATTAGGAGGTTGATGCATGTTAGTGTAAAAGTGCTAGAAGCATTTTGACTCTTGCAACAATTGTCCCAGAagtaattgtcttgcaagttgtTTTGACTTTACAATAACTACCCCTCAAGTCATGCATATAATGAGATGTGGTTTTGATTGGCAATGCAAAACATTTGACACCAATAGTATTTCAAAATTAATCTCTTTTGTTTAAGTTATACAGCCACAGATTAGAAAGTTATGGATTCTTCTTTAGAAATGTGTTAATGAGTATGTATACAACACAACTAAAATAATTTCTTTTCGCGGTGGGATTTGGGGTAGGGCGGTTGTTAGACATTATGAAATGGTAATAAATACAGAAATAAGCATCTCACTATCACCTCATTAAAGGTTAATTGTTGCAACATTGATGTTTCCAGAGTACGTgctctttttttaatttaattatttatttatttatttattactacTTATTTTTAATTGCTCATCTTTTGTGGCTGCACCACAAGTATTCCTCTGTTATATTCACTTCTCAGTAGCAATTACTGATGGTGTTAATGTTTCAATTTGTCTTAGTGTATATAGTACATGGTATTTCTTGCAAAATCCTTCATGGGATTCATTTACATCATCATTACTTTATTAATAAAATGCTGTTTTGCAATTATCTACATGTTGCACTCTTGTATCCCTACTAATTTTTAAGTGATTTCCCTCCCATTACAGCTTCAATGATATCTCTTATGTCTTCTCTGGATATGCACCACTTAGCATTCGTCTGATCCAGCATGCCATTCGATCTGGATGGTAAGTTTGAAATTTCAATACTAAAGACCCTCTTCATAGCTATTATTGAGCATggaaattaattatttatctaacatgatcatatataaaatttaaagacAAAAGTTTATAGAGCTGTAAGTTTCATTTATAAGCAAGGTTCCAAtgatgttattgttattattagtaCATACTACTTTATAGTTGTGCTCTCTGTTGAGTTCCAATATTGTTCAATTTCTTAACTTATTTCAAATTGGAAGACTATATTGTATTATTATAAATAGCAATTTCCATGCTAATCAAATTATCTTAGCCTTTAGTTCCAAATTTTCATTTAAACACAATACATTTATTCAAAAAGATAATTTGATTGTGAGCTTAGTTTTAAAGCAACTCATGCAATATTAAATGTGATAATTGGTCTCTCAGGCGTCCTGTTGAAGAAATTTTGAAGCTGCTACCTGGACCTCACCTGGAAACAAAGAGGGTTAGTACTTATTAACTTTTCTAAATCATAATATCGGTGCATGCTATAATTGGCCAGCTGAAAATCTTATAACTGTTCCAGTAATATTTCACTTATCCTGTTCATATTAGTCACATCACTTGTATACTCCACTTACCTTAACCTCTCTTTCTATTTATAGTTAAAGTTTGGCTTGCTTGGTTGCTATTACGGGGTGCATTCTCAAATAGCCCATCATTTGACTCTTTATCAGGGGTTTCAACTGGCATAGCCAAGTATGGGTTTACATCAATCTCCATAAATGCAATGCTTGTGCATTGATTTGACACTGCTAAAACATTTAGCAATAATAATATAACTAATAAGGTTCAGATGGATCCTATCTTTTATTCATCCACAATTTATTATTTGTTAAGGGTATCACTTAGCAGCAGAGGTGAGCTTTACTACCTGGGAAAATAAACCCTAAATGCAAGAAAGAATTCAATCGCTTTTCTGCCATTTCCTTTGTTTTTAGTTTACTGAAAGAGATAGCAGTTGGAACTTGATGGTTCACATTTGAAATAGGAGTTTCAGAAATTGCAAAAGATTTTAGTCTTAAAGGAAGAAGTTTTATAACTTCTTTGATAACGTTTTTTTCCCTTCTGACCCGTTACATATTTCAGAGTACCTGATGGGAGGCGTGCCCTGGTGCTTGTTGTCTTTGTTGGAGGTGTTACCTTTGCAGAGATTTCTGCTCTTCGGTTTCTCTGTTCTCAGGTGTGGCAATCGTTTCTTTTTTCAAATTGCTTTTAACATGCTAACCAATACATTCTTCCTACTATTTAGATCCTGGTTTTGTAAACTTGGCTATTGATCTATAATGTAGCAGGTGAATGGACGTATTTGCTTAGTAAATTTGTGGCTTATCATGTCTTATCTTTTTGATGATGTGTACTAGAGGCATTATCTTTCTAGAATGGTGTATAGTGTGTCACATTAGGTGTGAATCTCTTCTTGTCATGAAATCGCTTGTTTCAAAAGGTTAAACTATTAGGTAGAGATACATAAATCGTCGCATCCAACACTTCTATTTGGTTCCTAAATCAAATTTATAATGTTGATTTTGCAGGAAGGCATGGCATATGATTTAATCATTGCAACGACAAAAATAGTCAATGGACAAACCTTGGTTGAGACATTTATGGAGAAGCTAGGTTGATCAACCGTtgcagttcttttttttttcattttttaaacttttattttttataaactaaattgTCTTTCCCGACTTAGGGGGCTGAGATTATGTTTGATGATGCCAAATGAAAGCTATATGCAGCCTAATCGAGTTCTTCTAGAGTGATGCCTAACCAATGTTTATTGATGTTGTAAAATAAGTGAGGCCTGGAATATGAGAGCTGTTTTTATTTAGTTCTACTATCGTATATTTGCCTACTCTTATCTGGTTCTTTAATAGAATCTTGGTGCCTCTTCCATGGCTTAAGATTTCTAGAGATAATAAAGGGTGATGAATTGTTAATTTAACTACATTTGAGAAGGAACCTTAATTTGTAttcaaaaaagttaaaaaaagagaCCCTACCATTAGCAATGATTACAAGATTTTAATCCGAAGTTCGTTAATGAATTGGAGTCCACCCTTGGTGGCTGGCTTTACTTGCAGTTACACTTTCTGCTTTCTAGGATGTTATCATTTAACATTTCCAAAACACTCCCTTCGTGATGTTTAATCATTTTCGTTCCATCATTTGCCACGCTATTGTGGTACCTACAACGTGAAAGTGTCATGGTATATCTTTATAGTAAACATCTTAGTTTAAACATTCGTAATGATATATTTTGTACTCGCTTGTCAAAATATTTGTCTAAAGAaccaaaaaatacagaaaataaaaaattggtaTTTCAAAATAACTATTTATTCCGAATAATTAGATCCACTCATGTAATTTTAATCATTATCAAAtttatttattacttttcttATATGTTTCTCGTTGGTCATTTTTAAACAAATAGTCGAATACAGTAATTTGCAAATATTCAAGAATTATCATTTAATAGATATAAACGTGATTTTGAATTTAGAAATCTTGTACAATTGTCACATAACATCTTTTATAGCTAATTTTACAACATTTCTCTTTACAGAAAATTAGAAAAGTACAACCACAACATAATACAAAGTTCCTGCACATTTTGCATGCTCAACTCTATCAGCAATGTAACAGAAATCAAAGTGAAGGAAAAACAATGGAGAATAATACACCATTATACCAGGTGGACATGGCTTACAATACAATATCATCTAAACATCTATAAGCTAAATAATGAAGTTACATTGTCATTAAGCTAAGAACTTTGCACATTCTGATCCCCTTCAATCCGCTGTAAAACTTCTAATATGCTTCTACACAATAGTTTAGTACTTTTGGAAAATGTTGGATTTGTTTGGTTTGTTTGGTATTCTCATGTATTCCTTCAAATCCTTGCGAAATACCATCTTTGTCCAACTGTGAACTTGAGTATTCTTCCAATTTCTCGCATAAACCTTTCGTGCCGTTTGTCTTTCTCCTCTCATGTTTCGTATTCCTTATATGCGCTAGTTCTTAGGGACACGATTTGTGCGTACGGAAAGTGAATATGGTCAATCTATGAAGTTATAAGGAGTTGTGGAGTTTTGAGGCAATAAGAAGAAGTGATCATGCTTTATTAAGAGTTCTAAACGAACATTGTGCctatttaattttagattttgaaatttggtttGCATCAAATTACTTTTATCAACTTTTGCATCATCTAATATATTTTCTTCTATGTTTATGTGATATGATTTTCTTGGAacctttaaaatattcaaaaagggaagtaaatataaatcttttcttcaacttatatcaattttcgagggcgaaaatttttgtaagttgGATAGAATGTAACATCCTGCATTTttgaaaacataattataaataaattgtgattttattttattaagtttaaaactttataattttagaattattttattagaaataactaaatagattcggagataactttattttgaatcaattaatattcttaagtaattttataacttattaggaatgattaaattgatttttataaatactttaagtttaagtaagttaatatttatgtacaatttttattataattagatattttgtaaattaaaattaaagtttcggtaatagaaaaataataaaaagttatatcatttagTTTGAATCATTAAATAttgagtttaaactatattttataaaaatgtgattaatatgcttatttttttaatttaaattagaaataatttattcaacttagcaatatgttgataaataatgttcttaaatatttttaagagaatatatttggttttaaaattattctacccttcaattttattaaaatatctattcatatttaTTCATATCTATGTCATGTCTCTCAACAACTCTTTCATAGATCTGAAAAGGCTAAGGTCCATATGAAGAAGGCGGATATCGGGAAATGATTTTGCCCTATGATTTCTACTTCTACTCTATTGTTGCCTGTTGGAGCGTTCTCTCAGTTCTGAGCATGGCGGCGATGAATAGCTTCTCTCTCTGATCTGATGATGAAAgaggtgaagatcttctatcagAATATGCAGTAGGGTTTATATTGATTGATATCAGGTATGTTTGGGGTTAGTGAGCACCGAGGGCAGTAGGCTTCACTTCACAGGTAATCTATTTAGATTTGTAGTTGCTTCTGATATTGCTAATTCTACCTATTGCTGTATTGTATTTTGGTGTTCTGAgtgaggttttttttttttatgtggaAGTGAACAATGGATTGGAATAACTATTGAGTGATGTTTCGTTTtttatctataatttttttttgtctaaaGTCTTTGATATTCAATAATCTTGCTTTTTCAAAATAGGTATATACTTTAGAATAAATAATATAGACATCCCATAATATATCCTAAATCCAATATCTTAAAATCTAAACCTAACCCTAATCCTAAACCCTAATTAttaaaccctaaattataaattCATAAACCCCAAACACTAAAAGATAATTTCATGAATACATTGGCtttctaaataaataaaaattctttaaaatCAATCATTATAGCATATTAAATCAAatatatattttgattgattttatAAATAGTAATAACACTTCATCAATTACTTATCAATAATTGATATAACTACTTATGAATATGAACAAAAGTCACATTAAGAAACACTTCCTGATATACTTATCAATAACTGATACAACTACAACACTTGATAAACCAACTAATAATATAAAAGAAATATTAATAATACTACTTTCACTAACAACACAGAACCCTCAAGGAATAAGCAACCTTTGGGATACAATTGTAGCAGACTTGAGACACATCTCATAGGGCCATGAACTATAGTAAATGGTATTCCTTTTGTGAGTAATCATATTGACTTTGGATATTGAGACCACTATTGAAAGAGATAAATTTGTCCTCTTTGAACTATTAATCCTTTCGTGAACTCTGATTAGATCTTCACCAATAATAAAACTGGGGTTGCAATGAATTTTTCTTTGCCTATTCTCCATAAACTTTATCCAAGGAATAATATTGAAGGTTTCAATGTCAACCTTAGATAAAATGATGTGCCTATTCTCCTTTGCCTATTCTCCATAAACTTTAAACTCCTTTTTTTTACCTTCAAATATAAATCCTAGAAAAAAATTATACCcaataaaatctaaaatttattatttcaaaCTGTGTTTGGTTTCACAGACTCCAATGTAGCATATTGcttgttattttaaatttatatcacTGTCAACACAATATACAATGTCTCAttgaaaatcttttttttatagcATAAGCAAATATTGAATGAGCATAGGTTTACCTATGCTGGAAGGGATGATTTAACCCAACCTTTAATATATTTTGATTCTCTTTTGTCAACAGTTTTTTGTATTTGAATAAATATAATATTCTAATAAGATATATTTGCagtaatttattatatatatatatatttacaatCTATATATTTGGTTGCATGACCATCCTCTAAAGGTTATTATTTAAATGGCAATTGAGAATAATGAAAGTTGATATACCATTGTAAAATTCCTATAATACCCTTACTCATCTTTTTCTCAAACCAAACTTAACCCTAACTTCCTATATCACCAACACACACCCACCCCCAAATCAGAGAAGAGAAGCAAAGAGAGAAAACAGAGATTGAACGAGTGAATGTCGATACCTTAAATAGCTTCTTCGTGAATGACTTAGTAAAGGATATAGGGTACACTGATGTGCGCGAGCTTTACTGGCTTCAACCTGGGATGGAGTTGGATGGTGGGTTGAGGTTGCTTAGACGTGACATGGATGTGGTGACTATGTACGAAGCAGCGATTGCTAATGGGAGGAGAATTGAGGTGTTCACTGAGCATCCAGTTAACCTCCCTGAGTTTGCAGAAGAAACCAATGAACCTGAACCGGAGCTTGAGAATTTAAATGTTACGAAAACCCAAGTCAAGCGCAGAACCAAAGTGTGTGTTAGGAGACCCCCAACCCCAAAGAAGAAGCACAAGAGAGTGGTGAAGATTAAGGATCAAACCGAAGGAATGCCTGGACCGGATACCCAAACAAAGGATGATGCGGTGGACAAAGATGTTCATCCTACCACAACAAAGACACAACAACCAAAAGTAGGCAGTGAGGAACCAACTCTCCCCACACACTCACCAAAGGTAACCTTTGAAGAGCCACCAAGGATCATTCAGACCCCAGATGCACCCACCGAACCCAATTTGCCTCCACATGAGCCATTAGACAAGACTTCTCCAGAGACTCAACAACCACGTGTGTCAGTTGGAAGTGAAGAAACAGGGCACCCAAATCCAGTTTCTGCGGAGTCAGTGGCACCCACAGTTGATAAAGGGCCTGCGGATTCTAATGAGGTTTTCACACAATATATTCCACAACCTTGCAACGAACCAGAGTCTCAGGAGCAGAGCTTTCAACCTGAGAATGAAACACCTTGCGAAGATTCTCAACCTAGCAGTTCACAGCCTGAACCGTCTACAAACCCAGATGTGGGTGGTGGTAGTTCAAAGAAGCGAAAGAGACAATCAACAGTCAGGCCTCCTCCATCAGGGCAAACCTTCATCCCTAACCAGGATCCAACCAAGCATCCTTCAATCTTTATACCTGTGGAGGGTGATGATATGGCTGAGTCAAGTGCAGGGATGCATTGTTACGAGTCTGAAGAGCTGGATTCTGTTGCAAGTGATGATGAAGACAGTCAGCAAGCAGCATTTCCTCAAGCTAATCCCGATGCTCCAGTGAGGGACGTAAGGCTGGAGGTTGGGATGAAATTTGAGAATCTAGAGCATTTCAAGAAGGCAGTTAGGAAGTTCAACATCAACCTAGGGCGCAGCATATTCTTTCCTAGAGTTGATTCAACTAGGTGCAAAGCCATATGTTATGAGGAGGATTGCCCATGGCAGATATATTGTGCAAAACGGCCATTTCCATTAAGCTTCCAGGTGAAGACCTTTGTCAACGAACATACCTGCAGCAGAGTTAGTAAGAACAAATCTGCGGATGGTAAATGGGTTGTAGAAGAGCTTGAGGACAAGATCCGTGACCATCCAGACATGAGTCAAAGGCAGGCACATGATTTTTTCAAGAAGGAGTTTGATGTGATTGTGAATGAGAGGAAGATATACCGTGCAATGGTGAAGGCGAAAGAACTAATAGAAGGATCGGAGATAGCTCAGTATGCACTTCTTCGGGATTATGCTAATGAAATAATAAGGACCAATCCTGGCTCAACCGTGAGGATTAGCACTGATTATGTCGAAGGGACCGGGTATAAATTCAAACGGATTTACATATGCTTGCAAGGTTGTAAGAAGGGCTTTACCAATGGCTGCAGGCCTTTTATCGGGTTAGATGGTACCTTTCTAAAGGGATACTACCCTGGGCAGTTGTTGACTGCGATCGGTCACGATGCCAATAACCATATATACCCTATAGCCTATGCTGTGGTGGAGTGCGAATGCAAGGATAGTTGGAAGTGGTTTCTCGAACTTCTCCAAGAAGACTTAGGGGACGCAGCAATCAATGGAATCAACTTTATGTCAGACATGCAGAAGGTAATGGTATCAATTCTTATTATTCCTGTATGTGTTAATAATTACTGGTTTACATTATTTGTTAAACTGCTACTGCTGTCATACCATGAATGGAATTTCATTGGGGATAACATTTTTGTTGCTTTACTTTTCCCCACTAGGGCCTCATCCCTGCTATGCGTGAAGTAAACCCAGGAGCTCATCATAGATATTGTGCTATGCACATATGGCAGAACTTCAGAAAACAGTGGGGTGATACAGAGTTGAAGATGGCAATGTGGAGGTGTGCCAAGGCCACAACCACCCAAGAATTCAAAGCTGTATTGGATCGGATCAGACGGGTTAATCCACATGCTTGGGAGTATCTGAACAGGATCCCTCCAAGTCAATGGAGTAGGTCTGGATTTAGCGAATACCCAAAGTCGGACAATTATACAAACAACAACTGTGAATCCTTCAATTCTAGGATCAAGAAGATGAGAGGGAAGCCTATTATAACTATGCTGGAAGAGATAAGGGTTTACATGATGAGCATAATTGCTAGAAATAAGAAGGCATTGGTGGGATATAACGGAGTCCTCGCTCCGGTGCAACAGAGTAggctggaaaaagaaaaaagggagaGCAATAAGTGGCAGCCGTTTCCCACTGGTGATGATCCTGGAAATGTGTATGAAGTTCAGTGCTTGCCACATAAGGTTATGGTAGACATAGGAAAGAGGACTTGCAGTTGCAGATTCTGGCAACTGACTGGCTTGCCATGCAGGCATGCATGTGCTGCCCTTGCATACCAGAATAGGCGACCAGAGGAGCATGCACACAACTGGCTTTCCATGGGGGCATATAACAACACATACCAGTTCGTCATCCAACCTGTTCCAAGTCAATAATACTGGGAGCATGTTGATCTACCCCTTGTACTGCCACCAGTATACAAGAAGCAGATTGGGAGGCCAAAATCGAAGAGAGACAAAAAGAATGACGCCCCAAAGGCACCCACCCCAGATCCACATAGGGCCCCCAGAAAGTATGGCCCCATCACCTGCAAGTATTGCCTAAAGGTAAATATTTCCTCATATGTTACATGACTTATGAATTCATGCCCCATGTTTTGATTCATGCCATATGTTACTGCAGACTGGACATAACAGTCGTAGCTGTTCCAAGAAAAAAGAGGCAATGGCTGGGAGTGCTGGGGGACAAACTTCAAGTGAACAGCCAGCTGCTGAGGATGACGAAGAGGAGGCGGCAAGACTGGAGGAGATGTTCTGGGAGGAAACTCTTGAAGCTGTTGAAGCAGCTGAAGCAGTAGCAACTCAGCCCCCTGTAAGTCTATTGATTTATTTTGCTATCCCATTATACAAGTTATAATTTATATGTCATTATGTCACTCATACGTTTGTATCTGAACAGGAGACCACCCCAGTTAGGCCACCCATTGCAAAAAGGCCACCAAAGAAGAGGAAGAATGTGAGGAGACCGCCACCAACTACTCAGCAACCACGA contains the following coding sequences:
- the LOC107630170 gene encoding vacuolar protein-sorting-associated protein 33 homolog isoform X1 → MEHTIVESQSYDICFDYIEELIHKQEPLTTVLRLLILFSVTNSGLPKKHFDYLRRELLHSYRFEHITTLNNLEKAGLFKKQESRSNRFTIKRALQLVVEDTDTANFNDISYVFSGYAPLSIRLIQHAIRSGWRPVEEILKLLPGPHLETKRGAFSNSPSFDSLSGVSTGIAKVPDGRRALVLVVFVGGVTFAEISALRFLCSQEGMAYDLIIATTKIVNGQTLVETFMEKLG
- the LOC107630170 gene encoding vacuolar protein-sorting-associated protein 33 homolog isoform X2, whose translation is MEHTIVESQSYDICFDYIEELIHKQEPLTTVLRLLILFSVTNSGLPKKHFDYLRRELLHSYRFEHITTLNNLEKAGLFKKQESRSNRFTIKRALQLVVEDTDTANFNDISYVFSGYAPLSIRLIQHAIRSGWRPVEEILKLLPGPHLETKRGAFSNSPSFDSLSGVSTGIAKVPDGRRALVLVVFVGGVTFAEISALRFLCSQC
- the LOC107630170 gene encoding vacuolar protein-sorting-associated protein 33 homolog isoform X3 — encoded protein: MEHTIVESQSYDICFDYIEELIHKQEPLTTVLRLLILFSVTNSGLPKKHFDYLRRELLHSYRFEHITTLNNLEKAGLFKKQESRSNRFTIKRALQLVVEDTDTANFNDISYVFSGYAPLSIRLIQHAIRSGWRPVEEILKLLPGPHLETKRGAFSNSPSFDSLSGVSTGIAKYGFTSISINAMLVH